One Oncorhynchus masou masou isolate Uvic2021 chromosome 18, UVic_Omas_1.1, whole genome shotgun sequence DNA window includes the following coding sequences:
- the mfsd13a gene encoding transmembrane protein 180 — protein MGRRGCRLAVSTAVLYGSLALFVSILHNVFLLYYVETFVSVYKIDKLSFWVGEAVFLIWNSLNDPLFGWLSDRSFLSSSQSGTQISSPEVVLKRLAALSRNGPLFAISFLAFWVSWARPGIQFLVCLCLYDGFLTVVDLNHNALLADLAVSANDRTRLNFHCSLFSALGSLSVFLSYSVWDKGDFHSFRLFCVTLAAVSALGFAAVSSLLTRRFEKEARLRQDEAQALKELSIVQNPLTQQETPVTLGEYLRQLSKHRNFMWFASMNLVQVFHCHFNSNFFPLFLEHLLSDSISASTGSILLGISYIAPHLNNLYFLTLCQRYGVYTVIRWLFLVKLALSVAMLLAGADQVYLLCIFIASNRVFTEGTCKLLNLVITDLVDEDFVVNRRQQAASALLFGMVALVTKPGQTFAPLIGTWLLCVYTGYDIFERNSVQDSAAAPPVSGQASSTVPLRQGCFYLLVFVPISCALLQLMAWSRFTLHGRRLQGVKAQRQGAQHSHLMDVKAI, from the exons ATGGGTAGGAGGGGCTGCAGGCTAGCTGTCTCCACTGCAGTCCTCTACGGCTCCCTGGCCCTGTTTGTCTCCATCCTGCACAACGTCTTCCTGCTGTACTACGTGGAGACCTTTGTCTCTGTTTACAAGATCGACAAGCTCTCCTTCTGGGTGGGAGAG GCAGTGTTTCTGATATGGAACAGCTTGAACGACCCTCTCTTCGGCTGGTTGAGTGACCGCTCCTTCCTCAGCTCCTCACA GTCTGGCACCCAGATCTCCAGCCCAGAGGTGGTACTAAAGCGGTTGGCGGCCCTCTCCCGGAATGGCCCCCTGTTCGCCATCTCGTTCCTGGCCTTTTGGGTGTCATGGGCACGGCCGGGCATCCAGTTCcttgtgtgcctgtgcctgtacGACGGATTCCTCACCGTGGTGGACCTCAACCACAACGCCCTGCTGGCCGACCTGGCCGTGTCGGCCAATGACCGCACGCGCCTCAACTTCCACTGCTCGCTGTTCAGTGCCCTGGgctcgctctctgtcttcctgtcctaCAGCGTCTGGGACAAGGGCGACTTCCACTCGTTCCGGCTCTTCTGCGTGACGCTGGCGGCCGTCTCAGCACTGGGCTTCGCCGCCGTGTCGAGCCTGTTGACGAGACGATTTGAGAAGGAGGCGCGTCTGAGGCAGGACGAGGCGCAGGCACTCAAAGA gtTGAGCATTGTCCAGAACCCTCTGACTCAGCAGGAGACGCCAGTCACTCTAGGAGAGTATCTAAGGCAGCTCTCCAAGCACAGAAACTTTATGTGGTTCGCCTCTATGAACCTGGTACAGGTGTTTCACTGCCACTTCAACAGCAACTTCTTCCCTCTGTTCCTGGAGCACCTCCTCTCTGACAGCATCTCTGCCTCCACTGGCTCCATTCTGCTGG GGATCTCCTACATAGCGCCCCACCTGAACAACCTGTATTTCCTGACCCTGTGTCAGCGTTACGGGGTGTATACAGTCATCCGCTGGCTGTTCCTGGTCAAGCTAGCCCTCAGTGTGGCCATGCTGCTGGCCGGGGCCGACCAGGTCTACCTGCTGTGCATCTTCATTGCCag TAACCGAGTGTTTACAGAGGGCACCTGCAAGCTGTTGAACCTGGTCATCACGGACCTGGTAGACGAGGACTTTGTGGTGAACCGGCGCCAGCAGGCGGCTTCGGCGCTGCTCTTCGGCATGGTGGCCCTGGTGACCAAGCCTGGCCAGACCTTCGCCCCTCTCATCGGCACCTGGCTGCTGTGTGTCTACACAG GCTACGATATCTTTGAGAGAAACTCCGTACAGGACTCAGCGGCAGCGCCCCCTGTCTCGGGCCAAGCGAGCTCCACTGTTCCATTGCGCCAGGGCTGTTTCTACTTGCTGGTGTTTGTGCCCATCTCCTGCGCCCTGCTGCAGCTAATGGCCTGGTCCCGCTTCACCCTCCACGGCCGCAGACTGCAGGGCGTCAAGGCCCAGAGGCAGGGTGCCCAGCACAGCCATCTCATGGACGTCAAGGCTATCTGA